Proteins encoded within one genomic window of Castellaniella sp.:
- a CDS encoding isoprenylcysteine carboxylmethyltransferase family protein, with amino-acid sequence MDQISAHYLDSSANRIEDKIIDSRWEHLARAQVRRRHALGWLAAMAMCSLLWIDSAWPEASIQNQGLEWLGLALIFLAVLGRAACMLYVGGRKGSDLVADGPYSISRNPLYVFSMLAVLGIGLQTGSLTIGLGFTAVAYLIFRWIVREEEILLSLAFGKDFDAYCKTVPRFFPRFSLWQSPQHVIVDLPGIWRTVRDALPYFLAVPVFELIEAAQRAGWVHVYVSLF; translated from the coding sequence ATGGACCAGATATCGGCACACTACCTCGATTCAAGCGCCAATAGGATCGAAGACAAAATCATCGACAGCCGCTGGGAACATCTGGCACGTGCTCAGGTTCGGCGGCGTCACGCACTGGGCTGGCTTGCCGCGATGGCCATGTGCTCTTTGCTGTGGATCGACTCGGCGTGGCCAGAGGCCAGTATCCAGAACCAGGGGCTGGAATGGCTGGGCCTGGCATTGATATTCCTGGCCGTTCTCGGGCGTGCGGCGTGCATGCTGTATGTCGGTGGCCGCAAAGGCAGCGACCTCGTCGCTGATGGCCCCTACTCCATCAGCCGCAATCCTTTGTATGTTTTTTCGATGCTGGCCGTCCTGGGCATCGGGCTGCAAACTGGCAGCCTGACCATCGGCCTCGGCTTCACAGCGGTCGCCTATCTGATTTTTCGCTGGATTGTCAGGGAAGAAGAAATTCTGCTCAGTCTGGCTTTCGGCAAGGACTTTGATGCCTATTGCAAAACAGTCCCACGCTTTTTCCCCCGATTTTCCCTGTGGCAATCGCCACAGCACGTGATCGTTGATCTGCCAGGCATCTGGAGAACCGTTCGCGACGCCCTGCCCTATTTTCTGGCTGTGCCCGTCTTCGAACTGATCGAAGCCGCTCAACGGGCAGGCTGGGTGCATGTCTATGTTTCGCTGTTCTGA
- a CDS encoding alkene reductase, which yields MRTLFDPFDLSGLSLSNRIVMAPLTRNRSPNAVPPPMAATYYTQRASAGLLITEATAISQQGQGYADVPGLYSADALNGWRAVTDAVHAQGGKIVVQLWHVGRVSHHSLQPDDQAPVAPSAIQAKAKTYLIDHDGNGRFMPTSMPRALEINEIAGIVHDYQQAARAAMAAGFDGVEIHAANGYLVDQFLRSNSNHRTDAYGGSIENRARFLFEIIDAISAEIGTARTGIRLSPVTPANDAYDPQPQPLFEHVVQGLAKRAIAYIHLIEGSTGAARDHQQGDQPFDYSALKQAYRVAGGQGAWMVNNGYDAALAAQTIASGEADLIAFGKPFISNPDLVERLRLGIPFSDWNSRTFYGGGEQGYIDYPAATSC from the coding sequence ATGCGCACCTTATTCGATCCCTTCGACCTATCAGGTCTGAGTTTGTCCAACCGCATCGTGATGGCGCCACTGACACGCAATCGCTCTCCGAATGCGGTGCCACCCCCGATGGCTGCCACCTATTACACGCAACGCGCCAGCGCGGGGCTGCTGATCACGGAAGCCACGGCGATCTCTCAGCAAGGACAAGGCTATGCCGACGTGCCCGGCCTTTATTCAGCGGACGCGCTGAACGGGTGGCGGGCGGTCACCGACGCAGTACATGCCCAGGGCGGAAAAATCGTGGTGCAGCTATGGCATGTCGGCCGAGTCTCGCACCACTCGCTGCAGCCCGATGACCAGGCGCCCGTCGCGCCCTCGGCCATCCAGGCCAAAGCCAAGACCTATTTGATTGACCATGACGGCAATGGCCGCTTCATGCCCACGTCCATGCCGCGCGCACTGGAGATCAACGAAATCGCAGGGATCGTCCACGACTACCAACAAGCCGCCCGGGCGGCCATGGCCGCAGGCTTTGACGGGGTGGAAATCCATGCGGCCAACGGCTATCTGGTCGATCAATTCCTGCGCAGCAATTCAAACCATCGCACCGATGCCTATGGTGGCAGTATTGAAAACCGCGCACGCTTTCTGTTCGAGATCATCGATGCGATTTCAGCGGAAATTGGCACTGCACGCACAGGCATTCGCCTATCCCCCGTCACCCCCGCCAATGACGCCTACGACCCTCAACCTCAGCCGCTGTTTGAACACGTGGTCCAAGGCCTGGCAAAACGCGCAATTGCATATATCCATCTTATCGAAGGATCGACCGGGGCTGCCCGCGACCACCAGCAGGGCGACCAGCCATTTGACTATTCCGCGCTGAAGCAGGCCTATCGCGTGGCCGGGGGCCAGGGTGCCTGGATGGTGAACAACGGCTATGACGCGGCTTTGGCCGCCCAGACCATCGCCAGCGGCGAAGCCGACCTGATCGCCTTTGGCAAACCATTCATCAGCAACCCGGATCTGGTCGAACGCCTGCGTCTAGGTATTCCGTTCAGTGACTGGAACAGCCGCACGTTCTATGGCGGCGGAGAACAGGGGTATATCGACTATCCGGCCGCAACAAGCTGTTGA
- a CDS encoding DUF2799 domain-containing protein → MNLLKQTRSGLYRTWAFGLGMLTILILSGCASMSEQECLTADWYDQGYRDGRRGYPVARVIDHQKACADVGVRPDIERYRAGNSQGVLEYCTPDNAFTVGRAGQSYRNACPAHLEGKFLPAYHQGKRIYEAQRQVDNLNSESSRLQRKLEKEKKPEVQRRLRNELRDLDRRLRYARDTLADLDRYSR, encoded by the coding sequence ATGAACCTGCTCAAACAAACACGTTCTGGTTTATATCGGACCTGGGCCTTCGGTCTGGGCATGTTGACGATTCTGATCCTGTCAGGTTGCGCCTCTATGTCCGAACAAGAGTGCCTGACTGCCGACTGGTACGATCAAGGCTACCGGGATGGCCGCAGGGGTTATCCGGTCGCGCGTGTGATCGACCATCAAAAGGCCTGCGCCGATGTAGGCGTCAGACCCGATATCGAGCGTTACAGGGCAGGGAACAGCCAAGGGGTGCTGGAATACTGCACCCCTGACAATGCCTTTACGGTCGGCCGCGCCGGACAATCCTATCGCAACGCCTGCCCTGCCCACCTAGAGGGAAAATTCCTGCCTGCTTACCACCAGGGCAAACGCATTTACGAAGCACAGCGGCAAGTTGACAATCTGAACAGCGAATCCAGTCGATTGCAGCGCAAACTGGAAAAAGAAAAGAAACCAGAGGTTCAGCGCCGCCTGCGCAATGAACTCCGCGACCTGGACCGGCGTCTGAGATACGCACGCGACACCCTGGCCGACCTGGATCGGTACTCACGATAG
- a CDS encoding copper resistance protein NlpE: MKKKLILALATAVLAGCTSLPTSTSAINSDHSARQALDWAGTYRGLLPCADCEGIETTVVLRQDRSYHQQTRYVGKGGQVFNQAGTFTWNPAGDTITLPDPEPAQYFVGEGWILRLATDGSRITGPLADHYQLTKLD, translated from the coding sequence ATGAAAAAGAAACTGATATTGGCCCTGGCCACCGCTGTTCTGGCTGGATGCACCAGCCTGCCGACGTCCACTTCGGCCATCAACAGCGACCATAGCGCCCGCCAGGCCCTGGACTGGGCCGGCACCTATCGCGGCCTGTTGCCTTGCGCCGATTGCGAGGGCATAGAAACCACGGTAGTGCTCAGGCAAGATCGCAGCTACCACCAGCAAACCCGCTATGTGGGCAAGGGTGGCCAGGTATTCAATCAGGCAGGCACATTTACCTGGAACCCTGCGGGCGATACGATCACCCTGCCCGATCCGGAGCCTGCCCAGTATTTTGTCGGCGAGGGCTGGATCTTGCGCCTGGCCACCGATGGCAGCCGCATCACTGGTCCCCTGGCTGATCATTATCAACTGACCAAACTAGACTGA
- a CDS encoding RNA polymerase sigma factor: MDTIAETALDDDLHIFQQIAAGDLSAFDRLMRRYNQRLYRTARSILHNDMDAEEAVQDAWWKAFQHLGEFRAESRPSTWLTRIVVNEALMRLRRNKSHDAIIQLADNEPDTPNHPMSPSNPATTLPDSQQPDQQAWRAEMRRLIETHVNALPDLYRAVFMLRGVEDMPSAEVATILDIPEATVRVRYMRARRLLQDSLKDQLDPHVHDAFSFAGERCDRIVAGVHARMRAAGLPVP, from the coding sequence ATGGATACGATCGCGGAAACCGCATTGGACGACGATCTACACATATTCCAGCAAATTGCCGCAGGGGATCTGAGCGCATTTGACCGCCTGATGCGCCGCTATAACCAGCGCTTATATCGCACAGCACGCAGCATTCTGCACAACGACATGGATGCCGAGGAAGCCGTTCAGGACGCTTGGTGGAAAGCTTTTCAGCACTTAGGCGAATTCAGGGCCGAATCCCGCCCCTCAACCTGGCTGACGCGGATCGTGGTCAACGAGGCCCTGATGCGCCTTCGACGAAACAAAAGCCACGATGCCATCATCCAATTGGCAGATAACGAGCCCGATACCCCAAACCATCCTATGTCTCCCAGCAACCCAGCCACTACGTTGCCTGACAGCCAACAGCCCGATCAACAGGCCTGGCGCGCAGAAATGCGACGCCTGATCGAAACCCATGTCAACGCCCTGCCCGATCTGTACCGGGCCGTTTTCATGCTGCGCGGGGTAGAAGACATGCCTTCCGCCGAGGTCGCCACCATCCTGGACATCCCCGAAGCCACCGTCAGGGTGCGTTATATGCGCGCCAGGCGCTTATTGCAAGACAGCCTGAAGGATCAATTGGACCCTCATGTGCACGACGCATTTTCCTTCGCCGGCGAACGCTGCGATCGGATCGTGGCCGGCGTCCACGCCCGCATGCGGGCAGCCGGGCTGCCGGTGCCCTGA
- a CDS encoding phosphorylase, whose product MLDNFMDTVRTRTQQAIATGDLQPIVAEQADLQDQGLPFVVRWVAALAAKDAVKQPEDAAENASGPAGTILPGGPRDPNFNPFLRPDPALTVGPIGAHHVAILNKFPVCLHHLVLARRDFAEQLSPLELIDFIALAQVLSQYGGLGFYNGGAAAGASQRHKHVQWIPAAPGNASLKALVRGLPAVSEQGAVLHHPLLASVAHCFIRVDAGPGAAPQASAASMQTAYAQACAVLGLRPDAQGLLPPFNLLISDGWMLAVPRSQEHFQGVSLNALSFGGTLYVRDPAQMDAIREAGPLNVLASVGMAPGNAYC is encoded by the coding sequence ATGCTAGATAATTTTATGGATACAGTACGCACGCGTACCCAGCAGGCCATTGCGACAGGCGATTTACAGCCTATCGTGGCCGAGCAGGCCGACCTGCAGGATCAGGGCTTGCCGTTTGTCGTGCGCTGGGTGGCGGCGTTGGCCGCCAAGGATGCCGTCAAACAGCCCGAGGACGCTGCTGAGAATGCATCTGGCCCAGCGGGCACGATCTTGCCGGGCGGCCCCCGAGACCCCAATTTCAATCCATTTCTGCGCCCTGATCCGGCGTTGACCGTGGGGCCCATCGGCGCGCATCACGTGGCAATTCTGAATAAATTCCCTGTCTGCCTGCATCACCTGGTGTTGGCCAGGCGCGACTTTGCCGAACAATTGTCCCCCCTGGAATTGATTGATTTCATCGCGCTGGCGCAAGTCCTGTCCCAATACGGTGGGTTGGGCTTTTATAACGGCGGAGCGGCGGCTGGTGCCAGCCAGCGGCATAAGCATGTGCAATGGATTCCGGCAGCACCCGGTAACGCCTCATTGAAGGCCCTGGTGCGTGGCTTGCCTGCCGTATCCGAGCAAGGCGCAGTCCTGCATCACCCTTTGCTGGCCTCGGTAGCACATTGCTTTATTCGGGTGGATGCGGGGCCAGGGGCTGCGCCACAGGCCAGCGCCGCCTCTATGCAGACTGCCTATGCTCAGGCTTGCGCGGTGTTGGGCCTGCGCCCGGATGCCCAGGGCCTGCTGCCCCCTTTTAATCTGTTGATCAGTGATGGCTGGATGTTGGCGGTGCCGCGCAGCCAAGAGCATTTTCAGGGGGTGTCCCTGAATGCTTTGTCCTTTGGCGGGACGCTCTATGTGCGTGACCCCGCCCAGATGGATGCCATTCGCGAGGCTGGCCCGCTGAACGTCCTCGCCAGCGTAGGGATGGCGCCCGGAAACGCCTATTGCTGA